The genomic segment TCTTGACATCGTGCGGCTGCTGAAGGAGCGCTACGATCTCCCGCTCGTCGTGTACAACGTGAGCGCCGAATATGCGATGGTGAAGGCTGCAGCGATGCAAGGCTGGATCGACGAGCGCGCGATCGTGCTGGAGACGCTGACCGGCATGAAACGTGCGGGCGCTGATTTGATTATTACGTATCATGCGAAGGACGCCGTGCGGTGGATGAACGGTCAGTAAAACGGTTGTGGGAGCTAGGCTTGGGTGGCATAGCGGCAAAAAGTGCCGCTAATGTGCACGGCGAGCGGTCGCGGAAGGTCATAGCGGCAAAAAGTGCCGCTAATGTGCGCGGCGAGCCGGTCGTGAGCGTCATAGCGGCAAAAAGTGCCGCTAATGTGCGTGGCGAGCCGGTCGTGAGCCTCATAGCGGCAAAAAGTGCCGCTAATGTGCGCGGCGAGCCGGTCGTGAGCCTCATAGCGGCAAAAAGTGCCGCTAATGTGCGTGGCGAGCCGGTCGTGAGCGTCATAGCGGCAAAAAGTGCCGCTAATATGCGTGGCGAGCCGGCCGTGAGCGGTCATAGCGGCAAAAAGTGCCGCTAATGTGCACGGCTAGCCGGTCGTGAGCGTCATAGCGGCAAAAAGTGCCGCTAATGTGCGCGGCGAGCCGGCCGTGAGCGGTCATAGCGGCAAAAAGTGCCGCTAATGTGCACGGCTAGCCGGTCGTGAGCGTCATAGCGGCAAAAAGTGCCGCTAATGTGCGCGGCGAGCCGGCCGTGAGCGGTCTTAGCGGCAAAAAGTGCCGCTAATGTGCGTGGCGAGCCGGCCGTGAGCGGTCTTAGCGGCAAAAAGTGCCGCTAATGTGCCCGGCGAGTGGGTCGCGGAAGGTCATAGCGGCAAAAAGTGCCGCTAATGTGCTTGGCGAGCCAGACGGCTTAGCCAGGATTAGCGGCACACCGCGCTTCAGCCCCGCAGCTTGGTCAAGTTAAGGGTGTACTGGTTCAACCCGAAGGCGAGCACGCCTTTGGCTTCGAGCTCTCGGAGCACCTCGGACAATACTTGCTTGGATACGCCGGCCATTTGCGAGAGCTCGTCGTAGTTGAGCGCGAGATGGATGCGGATGAAGATGCCGTCGCGCTTCCCGTGCTGGTTGGCGAGATTGATGAGGTTTTTCAGCACGCGCGTACGGTCGTCCAGGAAGGTGAGGTCGTTCACATGCTCGTTCGTTTGCCTGAGCCGCCGGCTTAATTCGGCAAGGATGCACTTGGTGATATCGAAGTGCGATTCCAGCAGCCGCATAAAATCGTCGCTCGCGATCTCCAGCACGAGCGACGGCTCGAGCGTGCGGGCGGATGCAGACCGCGGCAGCCCGTCGAGCAGGGCGAGTTCGCCGAAGCTGTCGCCTCCGGCTACGACGGACAATACCTTTTCGTCGCCGCCGGCGCTGCGCGTGAACAGCTTGATCGATCCGCTAAGCACGACGTAGAAGACGTTGCCCGGATCTTTTTCCTGGAAGAGGATGCTGCCCGCGGATATGCTGCGCCGCCTCGCGATGCGCGATATATGTTCAAGCTGCGAATCGCTGAGTTTGTCGAATAAAGACACCTTTTTCAGCCATTGAATCATGATGGAGCCCCCATTGCCGCGCATTTGTTGATTCAGTTTACCATAGACTTTTCCATTCCAGATAGCAGAGGTGTGCAAAAATGAGCGAATCGCGCCAAATCCGCTCGGACGCTAAGTCCAAAGCCGCATTCGAGCGGGCCAAAAGATCTATCCCCGGCGGCGTTAACAGCCCTGTCCGCGCGTTCAAGTCCGTTGGCTTGACGCCAGTCGTCATCGATCGCGGCCAAGGCAGCCGGATTACCGATATTGACGGTCAGAGCTACATCGACTACGTGTTGTCCTGGGGCCCGCTGATCGCCGGTCATGCCCATCCGGAAGTGGTCGAAGCGATCAAGCGGACTGCGGAAAAAGGAACGAGCTTCGGTGCGCCGACCGAGCTGGAGACGGAAATGGCAGAACTGGTTTGCGCCCGCGTGCCGTCAATCGAGGTCGTCCGCATGGTCAACTCGGGCACCGAGGCGACGATGAGCGCCATTCGGCTGGCACGCGGTTATACCGGCCGCAGCCGGATTTTGAAGTTCGAGGGCTCGTATCATGGCCACGCCGACAGCCTTCTGATCAAGGCGGGCTCCGGCGTAGCGACACTTGGACTGCCGGATAGCCCTGGCGTGCCGGAGAGCATCGCCTCTCATACGATTACGGTTCCGTACAACGATCTCGATTCGGTCAAGCTCGCATTCGAGCGATACGGCGAGGAGATCGCTGCGGTTATCGTGGAGCCTGTTGCCGGCAACATGGGCGTCGTCCCTCCGCTTCCCGGTTTTCTGCAGGGCTTGCGGGACGTAACGAAGCGGCATGGCAGCCTGCTCATTTTCGATGAGGTCATGACTGGCTTCCGCGTACACTTGAACTGCGCACAAGGATTGTATGGCATCACGCCAGATCTGACTTGCCTCGGCAAGGTCATCGGCGGCGGTCTTCCGGTCGGCGCCTATGGCGGCCGGCGAGAAATAATGGAGCGGATGGCGCCGGTCGGACCGATCTATCAGGCGGGAACGCTGTCGGGCAACCCGCTCGCTATGGCGGCGGGGCTTGCCACGCTCAAGCTGCTGGATACGTCCGCTTATCAGCGTTTGGAGCGTCTTGCGATGCGCCTGCAAGCGGGCCTCGACGCCAATGCGCGCGAATTCGGCATCGAAATGACGATCAACCGGGTCGGCTCGATGGTTTGCCCATTTCTGACGGGCAAGCAGGTCGTCAACTTCGAGACGGCGAAGCAGTCCAACACGGAGCGATTCCGGACGCTGTTCGGCAGAATGCTCGATTTGGGCGTCAACCTGCCGCCTTCCCAGTTCGAGGGCTGGTTCCTGTCCATCGCCCATAGCGAGGACGACATCGACGAGACGATCGCGGCCCATCGCGCTGCGCTTAGCAAGTTTTAAGCCGGATGCCACCAAAGTCCGTAGGCATGCCCACCTTTTTAGAGCATATAGATAGATAGGGAGTGAAGCCTGCCTCCGGGCGGTTCGGGCTGCGGATGATCCAGAGCATGCGGGAAAAGAGGCTTGAACCGGCCTCTCCGCGTCTGCGCCGGAGATCTTGGAATCGCGTGTCGGGCATTCGGCAGTTGCTGACCGTAGTGGCGGAGCAGTCGGTGCTGCCGGGGAGGCGGGGACTCTATGCCGAGAGGGGGAGACCTGTCGTGACGGAATCGTCGAACGGATTGAGATTCGATATTTATGAACGGGTGCAGCTGGCCAGCGACGCCTTGTCCATCGACACGCTCGAAGAGATCGAGCTGTCGCCGCACATCGAGGCGTTGGAACAGGAAGATAGCGTGCTGCTTAGGGGATATTTGTTGCTGAGCGGTACTTACCGGGCGATCGGCGAAACGGAGGCGGCCGGCACGCTGGAGCATCGCATCCCGGTCGAAATTTCTTTGCCGCAGAGCCGCGTGCGCCAATTGGAGGAGCTGGACGTCGAGATCGACCACTTCGACGTCGATCTGCTCACCGAGCGCTCGCTGAACGTGACGGGCGTATTAGGCTTGCGGGGCGTGCAGACAGAAGTCCGCGAAGCGCCGGTATGGCGCGAGGACGAGTTCACGGTCGCGCACGACGCGCCGGAGCTGATATCGGCACCGGAGGCGGAGCGGCGCGACGAAGTCAGCCAAGCCTTGGCGCTGCCGCCGCTTGGCACTGCCGCATTCGAACCGGCGAAGGAAGCCGGGGAGATCGATTATGGCAGAGCGCAGGAAACCGGACGGACGGACATCCCGTTTTCCGCCGGAAGTCAGCCTCAAGCGCCCGTCTATTCGCAGCCGGGGCCGGTTTATTTGCCGCCTGCCTGGACGGACCCGAACGCCGTTCAGGAAGCGGCCGCTTCGCCGGTCTGGTACGAGCAGCAGCGAGCGCGCGCCGAAGCGGAGGCGCGCGCTCGCGAAGAGGCGCTGCTCCGGCAGCAAGAGCTCGCCCAGGTCGCCGCCGAGGCATTGGAGCGGCAGCTCGCCGAAGCGACGAGGGCGGAGGCGGAGGCTCGCGCCGCCGAGGAAGCACGCGCGTTTGAACTGGCGGAGCGGGAAAAAGCCGAGCGTGAAGCGCTTGAGGCGTCTGCGTTGGCGGAACGCAACAGGCAGCTGGCGGAAGAACGCGACAGGCGGGAAGAGGCCGAAGCCTGGGAACGGCTGCTCGCCTATCAGCGTCTTGAGGAGGAGCCGGCGGAGTTCATCGAGCCAGCCGAGACCGTTCCTCCGAAGTCCGAAGCCCCTAGCTATCCGCAGGTGTTTGAGACGAACATCTCTGCACCGCCCCTGTGGCCGGGCGTGGAGAGCGACGCTGGTGCGCAAGATCAGACGGAAGCGGCCGAAGCCGACGATACGTCCAAGACCGAACAACGCCAGCCTGACCCGACCGGACCGAAGCTGGGATTGTCCAGCAAGGGATCGGGCGGAGCGGAGTCGTCTTTTGGCGTCGGCATCCTTTCTCAGCTGGGAGACAAAGGAGCGATCCGCGAGGCCGGTCTGAAGGCGGCCGAAGAGGCGAGGCTGGCCGCGCCGCCCGAGACGCCGCAAAACCGTGCCACAGGGGACGAGATCGAGTGGACGCGTCTCTTTCT from the Cohnella hashimotonis genome contains:
- a CDS encoding Crp/Fnr family transcriptional regulator; protein product: MIQWLKKVSLFDKLSDSQLEHISRIARRRSISAGSILFQEKDPGNVFYVVLSGSIKLFTRSAGGDEKVLSVVAGGDSFGELALLDGLPRSASARTLEPSLVLEIASDDFMRLLESHFDITKCILAELSRRLRQTNEHVNDLTFLDDRTRVLKNLINLANQHGKRDGIFIRIHLALNYDELSQMAGVSKQVLSEVLRELEAKGVLAFGLNQYTLNLTKLRG
- the hemL gene encoding glutamate-1-semialdehyde 2,1-aminomutase, encoding MSESRQIRSDAKSKAAFERAKRSIPGGVNSPVRAFKSVGLTPVVIDRGQGSRITDIDGQSYIDYVLSWGPLIAGHAHPEVVEAIKRTAEKGTSFGAPTELETEMAELVCARVPSIEVVRMVNSGTEATMSAIRLARGYTGRSRILKFEGSYHGHADSLLIKAGSGVATLGLPDSPGVPESIASHTITVPYNDLDSVKLAFERYGEEIAAVIVEPVAGNMGVVPPLPGFLQGLRDVTKRHGSLLIFDEVMTGFRVHLNCAQGLYGITPDLTCLGKVIGGGLPVGAYGGRREIMERMAPVGPIYQAGTLSGNPLAMAAGLATLKLLDTSAYQRLERLAMRLQAGLDANAREFGIEMTINRVGSMVCPFLTGKQVVNFETAKQSNTERFRTLFGRMLDLGVNLPPSQFEGWFLSIAHSEDDIDETIAAHRAALSKF
- a CDS encoding LysM peptidoglycan-binding domain-containing protein, whose amino-acid sequence is MSGIRQLLTVVAEQSVLPGRRGLYAERGRPVVTESSNGLRFDIYERVQLASDALSIDTLEEIELSPHIEALEQEDSVLLRGYLLLSGTYRAIGETEAAGTLEHRIPVEISLPQSRVRQLEELDVEIDHFDVDLLTERSLNVTGVLGLRGVQTEVREAPVWREDEFTVAHDAPELISAPEAERRDEVSQALALPPLGTAAFEPAKEAGEIDYGRAQETGRTDIPFSAGSQPQAPVYSQPGPVYLPPAWTDPNAVQEAAASPVWYEQQRARAEAEARAREEALLRQQELAQVAAEALERQLAEATRAEAEARAAEEARAFELAEREKAEREALEASALAERNRQLAEERDRREEAEAWERLLAYQRLEEEPAEFIEPAETVPPKSEAPSYPQVFETNISAPPLWPGVESDAGAQDQTEAAEADDTSKTEQRQPDPTGPKLGLSSKGSGGAESSFGVGILSQLGDKGAIREAGLKAAEEARLAAPPETPQNRATGDEIEWTRLFLAKDAGQSFRKVKMVIVQREDTLDGIAGKYQLQSRELQLYNRLPDPHLAEGQVLYIP